The Polyodon spathula isolate WHYD16114869_AA chromosome 23, ASM1765450v1, whole genome shotgun sequence genome has a window encoding:
- the LOC121298407 gene encoding dynein light chain roadblock-type 1-like isoform X2, which produces MAEVEETLKRIQSQKGVQGIIVVNAEGIPIKTTLDNSTTVQYAAQIHQLVLKARSTVRDMDPQNDLTFLRLRCKKNEIMVAPDKEYFLIVIQNPTD; this is translated from the exons atg GCGGAAGTGGAGGAGACATTAAAGCGCATTCAAAGCCAGAAGGGTGTTCAAGGAATAATAGTTGTCAATGCAGAAG GTATCCCTATCAAAACGACGCTGGACAATTCCACCACTGTCCAGTACGCAGCTCAGATCCACCAGCTGGTGCTGAAAGCCCGGAGCACAGTCAGAGACATGGACCCCCAGAACGACCTGACGTTCCTGCGACTCCGCTGCAAGAAGAATGAGATCATGGTGGCACCAG ataAAGAATATTTCCTGATTGTCATCCAGAATCCCACAGACTAA
- the LOC121298407 gene encoding dynein light chain roadblock-type 1-like isoform X1, translating into MEAEVEETLKRIQSQKGVQGIIVVNAEGIPIKTTLDNSTTVQYAAQIHQLVLKARSTVRDMDPQNDLTFLRLRCKKNEIMVAPDKEYFLIVIQNPTD; encoded by the exons atggaa GCGGAAGTGGAGGAGACATTAAAGCGCATTCAAAGCCAGAAGGGTGTTCAAGGAATAATAGTTGTCAATGCAGAAG GTATCCCTATCAAAACGACGCTGGACAATTCCACCACTGTCCAGTACGCAGCTCAGATCCACCAGCTGGTGCTGAAAGCCCGGAGCACAGTCAGAGACATGGACCCCCAGAACGACCTGACGTTCCTGCGACTCCGCTGCAAGAAGAATGAGATCATGGTGGCACCAG ataAAGAATATTTCCTGATTGTCATCCAGAATCCCACAGACTAA
- the LOC121298279 gene encoding CMP-N-acetylneuraminate-beta-galactosamide-alpha-2,3-sialyltransferase 2-like has product MHCKRRMWSGLAIFLLTVAFIGFYMQMNCYSLPVQRHSTDIKEPLPESNQTFTTVPPEDPRACSCTKCVSEKDVSAWFDKRFDSNTQPLLTAKDDSLPQPALSWWLALQQSHRDVKVNEVVAEVLSVLPGTSQNRTEDSSKCRRCAVVGNSGNLLGSSYGPLIESHDVVMRMNKATTSGFESDVGRKTTHHFMYPESAIDLQADVHLVLVPFKPLDLQWIASALSTGHITKTYMEVKQFVKADKDKVSVISPAFLKYVNDNWTEHHGRYPSTGMLALIFALHTCDEVSVFGYGADVNGNWHHYWEKNKYSSAFRKTGVHDADFETETLRKLAKERKIRLYTPERTARPINKSINTLEGYQPNSR; this is encoded by the exons ATGCACTGTAAGAGGAGAATGTGGTCGGGCCTGGCTATCTTTCTCCTGACAGTGGCTTTCATTGGGTTCTACATGCAAATGAACTGCTACAGTTTGCCAGTGCAGAGACACAGCACCGATATTAAAGAACCTTTACCTGAGAGCAACCAAACTTTCACCACAGTCCCTCCAGAGGACCCCCGAGCCTGCAGCTGCACCAAGTGTGTCTCTGAGAAGGATGTATCAGCCTGGTTCGATAAGCGATTCGACTCCAACACACAGCCGCTGCTCACTGCCAAAGATGACAGTCTCCCTCAGCCTGCCCTGAGCTGGTGGCTG GCTTTGCAGCAATCCCACAGAGATGTGAAAGTAAATGAAGTGGTAGCGGAGGTCTTGTCTGTGCTGCCTGGGACAAGCCAGAACAGGACAGAGGACTCATCCAAGTGCAGGCGGTGTGCCGTGGTTGGTAACTCAGGAAACCTGCTCGGATCCAGTTACGGCCCTTTGATCGAGTCCCACGATGTTGTGATGAG GATGAACAAAGCTACAACCAGCGGGTTTGAGTCAGACGTGGGGCGCAAGACAACGCACCACTTTATGTACCCCGAGAGTGCCATTGACCTCCAAGCTGACGTCCATCTGGTCCTTGTGCCCTTTAAACCACTGGACCTACAGTGGATTGCAAGCGCGCTTTCAACCGGACATATAACCAA GACCTACATGGAAGTCAAACAGTTTGTCAAGGCTGACAAAGACAAG GTCTCTGTAATCAGCCCAGCCTTCTTGAAATACGTCAATGATAATTGGACTGAGCATCATGGGAGATATCCTTCCACCGGCATGCTGGCGCTGATATTTGCACTGCACACCTGTGACGAG GTGTCCGTGTTCGGCTACGGTGCCGACGTCAATGGGAACTGGCACCACtactgggaaaaaaacaaatactccAGCGCTTTCCGGAAAACGGGAGTTCACGATGCCGACTTTGAGACGGAAACCCTCAGGAAGCTggctaaagaaagaaaaatcagaCTCTATACTCCGGAACGAACAGCACGtccaatcaataaatcaataaatacattggaAGGATACCAGCCAAACAGCAGGTGA